The Rhizobium sp. CCGE531 genomic sequence AATCGACGGCACCCGGGGCTTTCTCTCGGGGTCGGATCTCTGGTGCGTCAGCGTCGCCGTCGTTACAGACGGGCGGCCCGTGGCGGGCGTTCTCTACGCGCCGGCGCTTGACGAACTGTTCGTGGCGACGGCCGATGGGCAGGCTTTGAAGAATGGCGAGCCGATCAGCGTTTCCCGCAGGGTCGGCGATGGCATCCATCGTCTTGCGACCGGCGAGGATATGCTGATGGGCTTCGATCCGGATTTCCGCAAGACGGTCGAGCGGGTAAAGCATGTTCCCTCGCTTGCCTATCGTCTCGCCATGGTGGCGGACGGGCGGCTGGAAGGGACCATCGTCAAGCGCAACTCGCATGACTGGGATCTGGCGGCTGCCGATCTCATTCTGGAGCGGGCCGGCGGCGCTCTCGTGGATCTCGCGGGCAATGCCCTGCGCTACAATCGCGCCGAGGTATCGCATGACGAACTTTGCGGAGCATCGGCATCGCAATTACCGGAGTTTCTCCGTCAGCTTTCCCACCGACGAGACGGTTGACCTTTTGGTCAAAATCCCTCAGATGAAGAGCGGAGGGGGACGACAGTAGAAAGAGACGAAAATGACTGATACCGGCAAAAAACAGCTCCTGCACCTAGTCTTCGGCGGTGAACTGGAAAACCTCGAAGAAGTTCAATTCCGTAATCTCAACGAGCTCGATATCGTCGGCATGTATCCCGACTATGCGAGCGCGCTGACGGCATGGAAATCCAAGGCGCAGCAGACTGTCGACAACGCCCATATGCGTTATTTCATCGTCCATCTGCATCGTTTGCTCGATCCGCAGGAAAAAGCGGCATCTTGAGGTCGCCTCATACCGAATTAGCATTTGATATCTCCATCCGGTGAGGCGTTCTCGCTTTAAATCCGGCCATGAAGCAGTATCCTTGACACAATAAGAACGAAAATCCGGCTGCTTATTCGGCCGTCTGACAATCGGGATTTGGCATAGATGATGATCAGCTGGGATCGGAGGCGATCGAAATGAGTAGCCTCAGGGCGCGTCTTGCCTTGAGCGCCTATCGTTTTGGCGGGATCGCCGTCTATCCGTTCATCGGGCCTTATCTTGCCGTTCGCGCGGCGAAGGGCAAGGAAGAGAGTTCCCGCAAACTGGAGCGTTCCGGCTATGCGAGCGCCAATCGTCCGCAAGGGCCGCTGATCTGGTTCCATGCGGCAAGCGTCGGCGAGACGTCTGCCGTCATCCCGCTGATCCGTGAAATCCGCCGCCGCGACATTCACGTCATGCTGACGACGGGCACGATCACCTCGGCCAAGGTCGCGCATCAGCGCCTCGGCGAGGAGGTCATCCATCAATATGTTCCTCTCGATCTCAAGCCGGCCATAAAGCGCTTCATCGACTACTGGCAGCCCGATTGCGCCATTTTCGCCGAATCCGAGATCTGGCCGACGACCATCACGGAGCTCGGCCGCCGGCGCATTCCGCAGATCCTCGTCAATGCCCGCATGTCGGATCGCTCCTTTGCCCGCTGGAGCCGCCATCCCACCCTTGCTGAGGCGCTGTTTGAAAACTTGGCTTTGGTCGTGGCCCAGTCGGACCTCGACGCCGAACGTTTCCGTGATCTCGGTGCCGTGCAGGTGATCAGGTCGGGCAATCTCAAGGTGGATACGGACGCGCCGTCCCACGATGCATCGACGCTTGCCGGCTACATGAAGCAGGTCGGCGACCGCAAGACCTGGGCCGCGGTCTCCACTTTCGATGGTGAGGAAAATGCCGCGGCATCCGTCCATAAGATGCTGAAGGAGCACAACGGCCAGCTCACCATCATCGTGCCGCGTCATCCCGAGCGCTGCGACGCGATCGAGGCGATGCTCGTGGAACAGGGCCTGAAGGTAGCGCGCCGCACCCGCAGCGA encodes the following:
- a CDS encoding DUF4170 domain-containing protein; this encodes MTDTGKKQLLHLVFGGELENLEEVQFRNLNELDIVGMYPDYASALTAWKSKAQQTVDNAHMRYFIVHLHRLLDPQEKAAS
- the waaA gene encoding lipid IV(A) 3-deoxy-D-manno-octulosonic acid transferase; translated protein: MSSLRARLALSAYRFGGIAVYPFIGPYLAVRAAKGKEESSRKLERSGYASANRPQGPLIWFHAASVGETSAVIPLIREIRRRDIHVMLTTGTITSAKVAHQRLGEEVIHQYVPLDLKPAIKRFIDYWQPDCAIFAESEIWPTTITELGRRRIPQILVNARMSDRSFARWSRHPTLAEALFENLALVVAQSDLDAERFRDLGAVQVIRSGNLKVDTDAPSHDASTLAGYMKQVGDRKTWAAVSTFDGEENAAASVHKMLKEHNGQLTIIVPRHPERCDAIEAMLVEQGLKVARRTRSDILSPEVDVFLGDTIGEMGLYLRMTEVAFMGKSLFNEGGQNPLEPAMLGCAILTGGHVQNFRDSYQLLARRGSARMVRDTEMLARGVHYLLANDTARRSMIDAGFAAVHEMRGALAATVKGLEPYINPLSVKARLMPKTMANG
- a CDS encoding 3'(2'),5'-bisphosphate nucleotidase CysQ, which encodes MIDSQKAGRLSDVDLIVGAALEAGKIALGFFRQSPEVWWKNNGQSPVSAADFAANESLAATLRSARPGYGWLSEETDDDAARPKHATVFVVDPIDGTRGFLSGSDLWCVSVAVVTDGRPVAGVLYAPALDELFVATADGQALKNGEPISVSRRVGDGIHRLATGEDMLMGFDPDFRKTVERVKHVPSLAYRLAMVADGRLEGTIVKRNSHDWDLAAADLILERAGGALVDLAGNALRYNRAEVSHDELCGASASQLPEFLRQLSHRRDG